One window from the genome of Oceanisphaera sp. IT1-181 encodes:
- the hflD gene encoding high frequency lysogenization protein HflD: MSHNLENQVLAFAGICQAASLVQQVARQGTIKDKDQLSATLNSILMTDADQTADIYGGKAQLALGYQTIIDQLGSNEGRKNAELTRYLVGTVALERKLAKRRDLMAMLGERINQVKRQRHHFELLDEQVLANLASIYSDIVSPIGPRIQVAGEPNFLQQPLVQHQIRALLLAGIRSAVLWRQLGGQRRQILFSRKRLVAQAQAALREI; the protein is encoded by the coding sequence ATGAGCCATAACCTTGAAAACCAAGTACTGGCCTTTGCCGGCATTTGCCAAGCGGCCAGTCTAGTACAGCAAGTAGCACGCCAAGGCACTATCAAAGATAAAGACCAGCTGAGCGCTACCTTAAACAGTATTTTAATGACAGATGCGGATCAAACCGCCGATATTTATGGCGGCAAGGCGCAGCTGGCACTAGGCTATCAAACCATTATCGATCAGTTGGGCAGCAACGAAGGCCGTAAGAACGCTGAGCTCACTCGTTATCTGGTCGGCACTGTGGCCCTAGAGCGCAAATTGGCTAAACGCCGTGACTTAATGGCCATGCTGGGTGAGCGCATCAATCAGGTGAAACGCCAACGCCACCATTTTGAGTTACTCGACGAGCAAGTGCTGGCCAATCTTGCCAGCATTTACAGCGACATCGTCAGCCCCATAGGGCCGCGCATTCAAGTGGCCGGCGAGCCCAATTTTCTCCAGCAACCCTTGGTGCAACATCAAATTCGCGCCCTGTTGTTAGCTGGTATTCGCAGCGCCGTACTCTGGCGCCAGCTCGGTGGCCAACGCCGCCAGATTTTGTTTTCGCGCAAACGGCTTGTGGCTCAAGCCCAAGCGGCGTTGCGCGAAATATAA
- the purB gene encoding adenylosuccinate lyase: MELSALTAISPVDGRYGSRTSELRTIFSEFGLLRFRVEVEVRWLQALAANTDIAEVPALSAEANALLDGIVANFNEADGQRIKDIERTTNHDVKAVEYFLKEKVEVLPELAAVSEFIHFACTSEDINNNAHALMLKNGRDQVLVPYCQQLIDAIKQLATRYRDVPMLSRTHGQPASPTTLGKEMANVVYRLERQLKQIKAVEMLAKINGAVGNYNAHLSAYPEIDWHDFAERFVTGLGLDFNPYTTQIEPHDYIAELFDAIARFNTIVLDFDRDIWGYISIGYFKQRTVEGEIGSSTMPHKVNPIDFENSEGNLGLANAIFNHLAVKLPVSRWQRDLTDSTVLRNLGVAVGYSLIAYQATLKGISKLEANPATLAADLDQNWEVLAEPIQTVMRRYGIEKPYEKLKELTRGKRVNAEGMHTFIDTLELPESVKSQLKLLTPANYIGSAIELTDKL; the protein is encoded by the coding sequence ATGGAATTGTCAGCATTAACGGCTATTTCTCCGGTTGATGGCCGTTACGGCAGTAGAACCTCGGAGCTGCGCACTATTTTTTCTGAATTTGGTTTATTGCGCTTTCGCGTAGAAGTGGAAGTGCGCTGGCTGCAGGCGCTCGCAGCTAATACAGACATTGCCGAAGTGCCTGCGTTGTCCGCAGAAGCCAATGCCCTGCTCGATGGCATCGTCGCTAATTTCAACGAAGCCGACGGCCAACGCATCAAGGACATAGAGCGCACCACTAACCACGACGTGAAAGCCGTAGAATACTTTTTAAAAGAAAAAGTAGAAGTGCTGCCTGAACTGGCCGCGGTCAGTGAATTTATTCACTTTGCCTGCACCAGTGAAGACATTAACAACAATGCCCACGCCCTGATGCTTAAGAACGGCCGCGACCAAGTATTGGTGCCGTATTGCCAGCAACTGATCGATGCCATTAAGCAATTAGCTACCCGCTATCGCGATGTGCCCATGCTGAGCCGCACCCACGGTCAACCTGCTTCACCCACGACCTTGGGTAAAGAAATGGCCAACGTGGTGTATCGTTTAGAGCGCCAACTCAAGCAGATTAAAGCCGTAGAAATGCTGGCCAAAATCAACGGTGCTGTCGGTAACTACAACGCTCACCTGTCGGCGTATCCAGAAATCGATTGGCATGACTTTGCCGAGCGCTTCGTCACCGGTTTAGGCTTGGACTTTAACCCCTACACCACCCAGATTGAGCCGCACGACTACATTGCCGAGCTGTTCGATGCTATCGCGCGCTTTAACACCATAGTGTTAGACTTTGACCGCGATATTTGGGGTTACATCTCCATTGGTTACTTCAAGCAAAGAACGGTAGAGGGCGAAATTGGCTCCAGCACCATGCCGCACAAAGTGAACCCTATCGACTTTGAAAACTCCGAGGGTAACTTAGGTCTGGCCAACGCCATTTTCAATCATTTGGCCGTTAAATTACCGGTATCACGCTGGCAGCGTGATTTAACTGACAGCACAGTGTTGCGTAACTTAGGCGTGGCCGTGGGCTATTCACTGATTGCCTATCAAGCCACACTGAAAGGCATCAGCAAGCTGGAAGCGAACCCTGCCACACTGGCCGCCGATTTGGATCAAAACTGGGAAGTATTAGCAGAGCCCATCCAAACCGTAATGCGCCGCTACGGCATCGAAAAGCCTTACGAGAAGCTGAAAGAGCTGACTCGCGGTAAGCGCGTGAATGCCGAAGGTATGCACACCTTTATCGATACCCTAGAATTGCCAGAGTCCGTTAAGTCCCAACTGAAGCTATTAACGCCTGCCAACTACATCGGCAGCGCCATAGAGCTGACAGACAAGCTTTAA
- a CDS encoding cupin domain-containing protein → MQSALKLDITDFLAHYWQKKPLLIKAGFAQFEDPLSPDELAGLALEPQVEARRVWRADDRWHAESGPFDNYDHLGETDWTLLVQAVNQWHPDVQELADAFRFIPGWRFDDVMVSFSTPGGGVGPHIDQYGVFIIQGSGSRRWRVGLPQSLEQFAANGALRHCEDFVAEIDEVLTPGDVLYIPPGCPHEGYAETPALNYSVGFRAPDARDLISGFADHMLAHETDSRRFDDVGMTAATAHGRIEPEVLDQVKNLMTELLADPARLANWFGQMTSEAKHDLDLEPAEPAYSLEELVLRLDHGDYLYRLAGARCFYMADETAVFYLDGERYQLAEPDANAIALLCDQSRIHGPQIACLAHPQALLEVLLPLVNQGYWYFEEDEE, encoded by the coding sequence ATGCAGAGCGCACTCAAACTCGATATCACGGATTTTTTGGCTCACTACTGGCAAAAGAAGCCACTGCTGATCAAAGCAGGATTTGCTCAGTTTGAGGATCCTCTTAGCCCAGATGAATTAGCAGGACTCGCATTAGAACCACAGGTTGAAGCGCGCCGCGTGTGGCGTGCCGACGATCGTTGGCATGCAGAGAGCGGCCCCTTCGATAACTATGATCATTTAGGCGAAACCGATTGGACCTTGTTGGTGCAAGCGGTGAACCAATGGCACCCAGACGTGCAAGAATTGGCGGATGCGTTTCGCTTTATCCCAGGCTGGCGCTTTGATGATGTGATGGTGAGCTTTTCTACACCCGGTGGCGGTGTGGGCCCCCATATCGACCAATACGGCGTGTTTATTATTCAAGGCTCTGGCAGCCGTCGCTGGCGGGTAGGTTTACCGCAAAGCTTGGAGCAGTTTGCCGCGAACGGCGCGCTGCGCCACTGCGAAGACTTTGTGGCCGAGATAGACGAAGTGTTGACCCCAGGGGATGTACTCTATATTCCGCCGGGCTGCCCCCATGAAGGCTATGCCGAAACGCCAGCGCTCAACTATTCGGTAGGCTTTCGTGCCCCGGATGCGCGGGATTTAATCTCGGGCTTTGCGGATCATATGTTGGCTCACGAGACCGACAGCCGTCGCTTTGATGATGTGGGCATGACTGCTGCCACCGCACACGGGCGCATTGAGCCCGAGGTGTTGGACCAAGTAAAAAATCTGATGACGGAGTTATTAGCTGATCCTGCGCGCTTGGCGAACTGGTTTGGCCAAATGACCTCAGAAGCTAAGCACGACTTGGATCTTGAGCCTGCAGAGCCAGCTTATAGTCTGGAAGAATTAGTATTGCGTTTGGATCACGGCGATTATTTGTATCGTTTAGCCGGCGCGCGCTGCTTTTACATGGCCGATGAAACTGCCGTGTTTTACCTAGACGGTGAGCGTTACCAACTGGCTGAGCCAGACGCAAATGCCATTGCCCTGCTCTGCGACCAGTCACGCATTCATGGCCCACAAATCGCCTGCCTAGCCCATCCCCAAGCGCTACTTGAAGTACTGCTGCCCTTGGTCAACCAAGGCTATTGGTATTTTGAAGAAGACGAAGAGTAA
- a CDS encoding N-acetyltransferase — protein MLICRTERPGDGDEIDELVCAAFGREQEGDLVWALREQGAISMSQVAEYEDAIIGHLLMSPILIEGEDIGWLALAPISVWPECQRQGVASSLIFAALDCANELDWAGVVLLGDPEFYGRFGFKPALDLGLSLKSEAASTGETLLAMAFKPPAAKGRVTYHPAFG, from the coding sequence ATGCTGATCTGCAGAACCGAACGACCCGGTGACGGTGACGAAATAGATGAGCTGGTGTGTGCCGCCTTTGGCCGCGAGCAAGAAGGCGATTTAGTGTGGGCACTGCGCGAGCAAGGCGCCATTAGCATGAGCCAAGTGGCCGAATACGAGGACGCTATTATTGGCCATCTCTTAATGAGTCCGATATTGATCGAAGGTGAAGACATCGGCTGGCTGGCGTTAGCACCCATCAGCGTGTGGCCAGAGTGTCAGCGCCAAGGGGTAGCCAGTTCCTTGATTTTCGCCGCGCTGGATTGCGCCAATGAGTTAGATTGGGCGGGCGTGGTGCTATTAGGTGATCCTGAATTTTATGGCCGCTTTGGTTTTAAGCCCGCACTGGATCTTGGCCTCAGCCTTAAATCGGAAGCCGCCAGCACCGGCGAAACCTTGCTGGCCATGGCGTTTAAGCCGCCTGCGGCTAAAGGCCGAGTCACTTATCATCCTGCGTTTGGATAA
- the pdxH gene encoding pyridoxamine 5'-phosphate oxidase: MELANYRREYLQGGLRRNNLPDDPLSLFETWMQQAVQADLMDPTAMVVGTVDEQGQPYQRIVLLKHLDEKGFVFYTNMGSRKASQLANNPRISLLFPWHILERQVHVTGQVERLSALEVMKYFSSRPKDSQIGAWVSQQSARISARGVLEGKFLEMKQKFAKGEVPLPSFWGGFRVKFDSIEFWQGGANRLHDRFLYQRQESGWSIDRLAP, translated from the coding sequence ATGGAACTGGCTAACTATCGGCGTGAATATCTGCAAGGCGGCTTGCGTCGTAACAACTTGCCGGACGACCCTTTATCTTTGTTTGAAACCTGGATGCAGCAAGCGGTGCAGGCAGACTTGATGGATCCTACCGCCATGGTGGTGGGCACGGTCGACGAACAGGGTCAGCCATATCAGCGCATCGTATTGCTTAAGCACTTGGATGAAAAAGGCTTCGTATTTTACACCAATATGGGCAGCCGTAAGGCCAGCCAATTGGCCAATAACCCCCGCATTAGCCTGCTCTTTCCTTGGCATATTCTAGAGCGCCAAGTGCACGTGACCGGTCAGGTAGAGCGTTTGTCGGCGCTAGAAGTCATGAAGTACTTTAGCAGTCGGCCCAAAGACAGCCAGATAGGTGCTTGGGTGTCGCAGCAATCCGCCCGCATCTCGGCCCGTGGTGTACTGGAAGGTAAGTTTTTGGAAATGAAGCAAAAATTTGCTAAAGGCGAAGTGCCGCTACCGAGCTTTTGGGGTGGCTTTAGAGTGAAGTTTGACTCGATTGAGTTTTGGCAAGGCGGTGCTAATCGCCTGCATGACCGTTTCTTATACCAGCGCCAAGAGTCGGGTTGGTCGATTGACCGTTTAGCACCTTAA
- a CDS encoding YfhL family 4Fe-4S dicluster ferredoxin → MALLIEDSCINCDMCEPECPNGAISYGAEIYEIEPDLCTECVGHYDKPTCISVCPIDCIIIDPAHTESQEQLWDKFVVLHHADS, encoded by the coding sequence ATGGCATTATTAATCGAAGATTCTTGCATCAACTGCGACATGTGCGAACCCGAGTGCCCTAATGGTGCTATTAGCTATGGCGCAGAAATCTATGAGATAGAGCCAGACTTGTGTACTGAGTGTGTAGGACATTACGATAAACCCACCTGCATCAGCGTATGCCCTATCGACTGCATTATCATCGATCCCGCGCATACTGAGAGCCAAGAGCAGCTGTGGGATAAGTTTGTAGTGTTACATCACGCCGACAGCTGA